AGTAACAGGCAGACTGCTCGGGAATGACTGCCCATGGACAATCTTTGAAACCAGTTATATTACTCCAGCAAATAAACCAGGTTAGCTTTGCCCATTTGTCTTAAGTGGCTGTCAGGAAGAAGCAGGATCCCTGACTGCACAATTCCCTCCAAACCAGGCTACTGAAGGTCAACTCACAGCATCTACCAGGGGTTAACCCTTTCCTTGTTATAACCGCACAGAAAGAGGTTATTGAGCTCCTGccactctgtagagcaatccagtcaatttcattcaagttgtgggagtcaatgccaaggccagcatttactgcattTGCCTAGCTGCCCTTCTGActtgccacttcagagggcagttaagggtcaatctCTGTGGGACTAGAGTCTCATATAGGCCAGGCTAGCTAGGGGTGGCATGTTTGTTTGCTTAAAAAAAGGACATGACTGAACCAGTTGGGTCTTTATGACAATCTGATGATTTATTATCACCCACATTTTTATTTCCAGATTCTTTCAAcaaccatggtaggatttgaacttatGTTCTCTGGACTATTGGCCAGTATCACCCTAGATTAGGTCAGTAACCCGGGGCCTTGGCCAGCCAGACCAGGTCAGCTGCAGTCTACAAAAGCAGGGTGATCCAGAGAGACCCTGCTGACAAGTACTTCCCCTGGTCTAATTACAGCTTGAAGAGAACTTGTCAGATTTGGGTTCAGCTTCAGCAAGAATGGAATCACTGACTAAGGTTTAAGCCCTTCGAGAGACAACATTCACCTTGAACCCAGTCGGGCACCAGTCCACAAACTGGATAGAGCGCTTGGTCTTGATGGTAGCAATGGCAGCATTGACATCCTTGGGTACCACATCTCCTCGGTACAGCATACAGCAAGCCATGTACTTGCCATGGCGGGGGTCACATTTAACCATCTGGTTGGAGGGCTCAAAGCAAGCGTTGGTGATCTCTGACACAGACAGCTGCTCGTGATAGGCCTTCTCAGCAGAAATGATGGGTGCGTAAGTAACCAATGGGAAGTGAATACGAGGATAAGGGACCAGGTTAGTCTGGAACTCTGTCAGGTCTACGTTCAAAGCCCCATCAAAGCGCAGTGAAGCAGTGATTGAAGACACAATCTGGCCGATCAGACGGTTGAGATTGATATATGTGGGACGTTCTGTATCTAAGTTTCGACGGCAGATGTCATAAATTGCTTCATTGTCCACCATGAAAGCACAGTCTGAATGTTCCAAGGTGGTGTGAGTGGTGAGGATAGAGTTGTAAGGCTCCACCACAGCAGTGGAGACTTGAGGTGCTGGGTAAATAGCAAATTCCAGCTTAGATTTCTTTCCATAGTCGACAGACAAACGCTCCATCAACAGGGAAGTGAAGCCGGAGCCTGTGCCTCCCCCAAAACTGTGGAATATCAGGAAACCCTGGAGGCCAGTGCACTGGTCCGACTGAAAAAGTAAAGGAGGTTTAGTCAGTCAGTATCAACATTCAGCATTACAGCTTGCTCCCACCAGCCTACAGTAAATGAAGAATCTCAGTAACTCCAGGCCATACTTCACCAACTTCTCTATGTGTTGTTGAAGATCTGTGTATGCCACACACTTCCAGTATTAACCTGCAGGTCTGCATTTATAATGGCACTGTCACAAACCAGTCAGTACTTTTGAATTCTCAAATTTCTAACGTTAAGATTTTAAAACAAAACAAGGTTGTGTTTCACAGTAACATTGCCCCTTTTAATTATCTTGTGTTTTTAATGTCTTTTTTTAATCAAAGGCCTATGCCTCAAAAGCCTGGGCTTGATGGCCATATATTCTGCTCAGACTCCATTAACTGAAGGCAGATCCTTCAGTCTGGGCACATGTCGTTTGCACAATTTCAGAGAACGTATTGACAACATTCTGCCTCAAAAATGCTatttggtcatttttcaaaatgctTAAAAGGAAAGCTGGAGGACAAATTTCAAAAACTTTAAATCAATCAGTTAGAGTTTAGTTCAGTGTTAAAACATCAAGGAGGAAGTGTGTGTGAAACAGAAATGGCAAAAGCCCAAGGAATCTCTCCAAAACCCAGCAAGCCCAACACATTCCATATTATATACAAacattttatattatatataatacataTAAAAACATttcttaattcattcttgggatgtgggtgttgcaggcAAAGCCAgcttttatttcccatccctaacttcCCCTGAataacttcttgaaccgctgcagtccatgtgatgtaggtacacccacagtgctgttaggaaggaagttccaggattttgacccagcaacagtgaaggaacggtgatatattttcaagtcaggatgatgcgtggcttggaggggaactcgcaggtggtggtgttcccttgtccttccaggtggtagtcgttgtgggtttggaaggtgttgttgaaggagccttggcgagttgctgcagtgcatcttgcagatggtacatactgcagccacttaTTTTTTATATACAACAAAAATATACCCCAGAGTATAATTTATAAAATGGTATTTGACTTACTCCCTGTGTATCATTGTTCTAATGTTATCTGTACATGGTCTCATTAAGGAAAGAGTGAATCCTCAGACTCATGAGCAATAGGTTCCTGCTGCTGTAGGAAGTCAGTGAGGTCCAATACTGAAAAATGGCCATGTTGTATGAAGAGAAACGGTATGGTCTAGAAACAGTCAGTTATTCAACACAAACTACTCTGGTATGAGCAATGATTTGACATCGGGAAGGAGACAGGACAGATGTGGTGAATAGTGTTCCACAAGAGTCTGTGCTGGGACAGCTCtcatgtcatagagtcagagttatatggcactgaaacaggcccttcggcccatcatgtccatgccggccatcaagcacctatttattctaatcccattttctagcacttggcccatagccttgtatgctatggcatttcaagggctcatctaaatacttcttaaatgttgagggttcctgcctctaccaccccttcagacagtttattccagattccaaccaccctctgggttaaatttttctgcctcaaatcccctctaaacctcctgcccttcaccataaatctatgccccctggttattgacaccccggcgaaggaaaaaaaaaagtttcttcctatctatcctatttatgcccctcaattttgtatacctcaatcaggtcccccctcagccttctctgctctaaggaaaacaactctagcctatccagtctctcttcatagcagaaatgtcccagcccaggcaacatcctggtgaatctcttctgcaccctctccagcgcaatcacatgtgATTTAATCAAAGGCATAGGCCTTTGATTAAAAAAAGACATTAAAAACACAAGTggggactggaactgtacacagtactccagctgtggcctaactagtgttttatacagctccatcataacctccttgctcttgtattctatgccttggttaataaaggcaagtatcccatagatTGAATCAAGCTATTAAGACTTAGGATCCTAGGGAACAATGTGGGAACTTGTAACAAGGACTGAAGGAGAGCACAGGCAGAGGCAAATGCAGTTCAATGGGATGCCTGAAGAACagaaaacactccttccaagtgaaagtgatttacttgtacttctttcaaattagtatactgtattcgctgccacaatgcaatctcctctacattggagaccaaacacagactcggtgaccgctttgcagaaaacTGCCATTCATCCACAAGCATGACGccaagcttcctgtcacttgtcattttaattctctaccttgttcCAACCCTTGCGCTTGGCCCGTCAGTGTTCCAAtgaggctcgaggaacagcacctcatctttcaattgggcactttacagcattctggactcatggagttcaataattttagatcataacctctgcctccattCTTTTTTTCCTTTTCTCATTGAGTCTTCCCTCCTCTTGCTTCACCAACCACCCTCCCCTCCCGCCACTCCGCTTCTTTCTTAATCCTTTACTTCGTGTTCAGATGCTGCTATTTGGCCATCTACACCTTATCCAAAGGCATCTTTTGTTTCCTTCCTTGGTTTTGTACCACAAAACCTTTTgtcattaatctctcctgccatccaCACCATCAGACTTTCCCCTTTTGTGGTTCTTCCTTTCCTCCCCTCTCTCCGCCAACCTCCATCTTTCACTAgtgtaaaacctattacatttctaacctttgccagttctgatgaaaggtcattgacctgaaaagttaactctttctctctctccacagaactgccagacctgctgagtatttcctgcattttctgttttgtttgagATAGGACTCCTTAAATGGAGTTAGGGAGCTGGAAACACGGGTCAAGAGACTAACTTGTCTCTTATCAAGTCACGTGACATTCCCCTGTCCTGCCTGCCCTCAATACTCACCAACTTTCGGACACGCTCCAACACCATGTCGATGATCTCCTTTCCAACAGTGTAATGCCCTCGGGCATAGTTGTTGGCTGCATCTTCCTTTCCTGTGATCAGTTGTTCCGGGTGAAAGAGCTGGCGATAAATCCCAGTTCTGACCTCGTCTAGAAGAGAGGAAGGTAACAAAGGACAGTCAACAGATTGCACATAGGAAGGGTGTTAAAATATGAAAAGGACAAAATAGAAAAAACTAGGAGTCAGCCTGGACTCAATTGAACACTGGAGGCAGAGCAGAGTCATGagactaaaacaagaaatgctggaaatattcagcaggtccggcagcatctgtggagagagaagcagagttagtgtttcaggtcagtgacctctcaACAGAACTGAgaaggttggaaatgtaataggttttaagcaaataaaacaggggtggggaaagagataacaaaaagggtgttgataggacagggtcgcagagaataactgaccaggtggtcatggagcaaaggcaaacagtatgttaatggtgtgctgaaagacaaagcattagtgcagagagggtgttaattgacagaaaaatggcccaaagcacaaacatgaaaaaaaagtgggtaggcacatggtaaaaaatgatgaaacaaaccaaaataaaaagtaactagaaataaaaaaggggggcccccgtcatgttcagtccggcagtctgtagcatgcctaatcggtaaatgagatgccgttcctcgagcttgcattgatgttcactggaacactgagcaatcccaggacagagatgtgggcatgagagcaggggggaaagtgttgaaatggccagcaaccggaagctcggggtcatgctttcggactgggcggaggtgttccacaaagcggtcacccaatctgtgtttggtctccccaatgtagaggagaccacattgtgagcagcgaataccatatactacattgaaagaagtacaagtaaatcgctgcttcacctgaaaggagtgtttggggcctggaatagcgaggagagaggaggtaaatgggcaggtattacacctcctgcgattgcaagggaaggtgccgtgggaaggggacaaaggtgttgggggtaactgaggagtggaccagggtgtcacgaagaGAACTGGATTGCTGACAggtgaagatgcgtttggtggtggcatcatactggaggtggtggaggatgatcctttggatgtggaggctggtggggtggaaagtgaggacaaggggaaccctgttgcagttctgggagggaggggaagaggtgagggtagaagtgcaggaaatgggccaaccACGGTCGAGAACACTGTCAACTacagtgttggggggaggggggggggggggtggaaaaagagagaagagatactcggttgaggaaaaaggaagatgcatcagaagcactgttgtggaaggttgcatcatcagagcagaccgGACTGAACagggagttcaaaaatttcagagcatgacgggcccccctttttattgttagttatttttttcttttttgtctaTTGTActatagtttgtttcatcattcatttttttttttaaccatggcctacccgctgttttttttccatgtttgtgctttgggccagggctgttaatttttctgtcaattaataccctctctgcactaacactgtctttcagcacaccattaacctttgctccatgaccttctagtcagtttatttttattttttatttagagatacagcactgaaacaggcccttcggcccaccgagtctgtgccaaccaacaaccacccatttatactaatcctacattaaccccatattccctaccacatccccaccattctcctaacacctacctacattaggggcaatttataatggccaatttacctatcaacctgcaagtctttggctgtgggaggaaaccagagcacccggcggaaacccacgcggtcacagggagaacttgcaaactccgcacaggcagtacccaactgtgaggctgtggtgctaaccactgcgccactgtgtcaccctgtcctatcaacaccttgccttttcttatctcttgccccacccctgctttatttgcttaaaacctattacatgtctaacatttgccagttctgataacaggccactgacctgaaacattaactgtttctctctccacagatgctgccggacctgctgagtatttccagcatttgtttttatttcagatttccagcatctgcagtattttgcttttattttacaatcATGAGACTGATCGCCAGTGTCAGGGCCCCcgagttatgaggaaaggttcgagGCATTCAGACTCTTCAGCCTACAAAGGAGCTGGACTTTGTTTGCCTCCCAATATTGGGCTCTGTGGCGGCAGGGGGGGGTGGGTGCCGGAAGATTGGAGCGGCACTAGCCTGCCACGAAACCAGACGCCGAGATTACCAGGCCCGATCTTCTTGGCAGCCGGGAAACTCCGTGGTGGGCCCTCTGCCGTTCTGCGAAGGGACCCAACTTTACATATTAAAATTAgctgtttgcattaattaaaatctaatccgcagcgatcttacctgcagttccaCATCTTCAGCGCGACGGGCAACACTCACTTGCCTTCTCTTTTCCGTCCAGGTAAAGCTGGGGAAGGGGGTGTCTCGGATTGTGGAGGTGGTGGGGGcgtgggagaaggggtcaactctgtattggtAGTGTAGTTGAGgtgaggggggaaaagaggaaaaACAGGGAAAATATGTATTTTTGGTGTAGTTGCGGGGGTGgaacgggggcaactctgcaggttggcaggcttttaaaaatggcaccagcgcctgcacagaaACAGTTGACACAGTTCACGGCGTAACCAAGGCcatccccgccacgtgattggggggggggggggggggggggggggggggcatggggaACAAAAAACGGCTGCCCTGCACATGATAATGAGCCGATGGGCTCAAGATTGGGATGCCGTGTGGCCCATGCGTGCCAGCCGCCATTTTCTTTTTATGCCTGCCGTTGCTCTCAGCAGTGGGACTATAAAGTCCAGTGGCTGGAGGTGACTTTGAGTAAGTATTGTACAGAGGAGAATTCAGACTACTTtgagaggtggtggcgcagtggtagcgtctagtaatccagagcccaggctagtgctctggcgaCACTGATTCAAATCCCACTA
The Heterodontus francisci isolate sHetFra1 chromosome 25, sHetFra1.hap1, whole genome shotgun sequence genome window above contains:
- the LOC137383761 gene encoding tubulin alpha chain, testis-specific-like — protein: MRECISVHVGQAGVQIGNACWELYCLEHGIQPDGNMPSSKTIGGGDDSFNTFFSETGAGKHVPRAVFVDLEPSVIDEVRTGIYRQLFHPEQLITGKEDAANNYARGHYTVGKEIIDMVLERVRKLSDQCTGLQGFLIFHSFGGGTGSGFTSLLMERLSVDYGKKSKLEFAIYPAPQVSTAVVEPYNSILTTHTTLEHSDCAFMVDNEAIYDICRRNLDTERPTYINLNRLIGQIVSSITASLRFDGALNVDLTEFQTNLVPYPRIHFPLVTYAPIISAEKAYHEQLSVSEITNACFEPSNQMVKCDPRHGKYMACCMLYRGDVVPKDVNAAIATIKTKRSIQFVDWCPTGFKVGINYQPPTAVPGGDLAKVQRAVCMLSNTTAIAEAWARLDHKFDLMYAKRAFVHWYVGEGMEEGEFSEAREDLAALEKDYEEVGADSLEEEEDGEEY